A genomic segment from Neodiprion lecontei isolate iyNeoLeco1 chromosome 1, iyNeoLeco1.1, whole genome shotgun sequence encodes:
- the LOC107228140 gene encoding protein pinocchio isoform X2, translated as MSITSVQTAPESLSRHGSNISLSCHSLCGSVDDGLQDSHPQYQDTILTIEELRAQLNSCFTCGVSWSAEHVSLDCSECGGYSLERPCPLCDGRCHAIWKRDLTMSHASGKARWIGECALSCGPSLEESLVPALEKLRATS; from the exons ATGTCCATCACCTCAGTTCAGACTGCCCCCGAAAGCCTTTCCCGCCATGG AAGCAACATTTCGCTGTCATGCCACAGTTTATGCGGTAGCGTCGATGACGGTCTTCAGGACTCTCATCCGCAGTACCAGGACACTATCCTCACCATCGAGGAACTTCGTGCCCAGCTAAACTCCTGCTTCAC ATGCGGAGTATCGTGGAGTGCGGAACACGTTTCCCTCGATTGCAGTGAATGTGGTGGTTACTCGTTGGAACGTCCCTGCCCGTTATGCGACGGACGTTGCCACGCCATTTGGAAGCGCGACCTCACCATG tCACATGCCAGTGGAAAGGCAAGATGGATCGGTGAGTGCGCCTTGAGCTGCGGTCCCTCCCTCGAGGAGTCTTTGGTTCCTGCGTTAGAAAAGCTGCGAGCTACTTCCTGA